The genomic segment CCTCCTCCCGCAGCACGCGCACCGCGGCGGAGGTGCCCACGGTGAGCGCCGCGCTCCCTCGTGTCGCCGCGCCGCTGCCGACCGTGGCGCACGCACCGTCGCCCAGCGCGGGCAGCCACGGCACGTCCGCCAGCGAGGGCCAGCGGCGCGCGAAGTCGGGGGCGAGGCCGCGGAACGGAGCGTCGGTGTCCACCAGCGGACTGAGCATCGACTCGTCCACGCCCACGGCGGCCATCATCTCCGCGTCCCACGCAAGGCGGTGCAGGTCGAAGAGGCCGGTGCCGGACGCCATGGAAAACGAGCAGCGGCGCTCGCCGAAGAGGCGCGCCGCCAGCAGCTCGCCGACCGACATCCACCCGGCGGCGCGGGGGAAGCTATCGCCGCCCTCGCCATGCAGCCAGAGCAGCTTGGCGGCAGGGTAGCTCCCGTGCACGAAGCAGCCCGTGCGGCAGTGCACGCCGTCCACGTCCACCCGCTCGCGCAGCTTCGCCGCGGCGCCGCGGGCCCGCGTGTCGCCCCAGCCGAACAGCGGCGTCACGCACGCGCCGTCCGCGCCGACGCCCACGAGGCTGTGCCAGAACGTGTCGATGCCCACGCCCGCGATCTCCACCTTCGACCCCGCCGCCGCGGCCACCGCGTCGTCCAGCGCGCCGACGCAGTGCCCGATCACCTCGTCGGCGCTGACGGTCATACCGCCGTCGGGCGTGGCGTCCCAGCCGTACTCGCGGCGGGCGGCGGGGCCCACGCTGCGGCCGCGCGCGTCGTACAGCTGCGCGCGCACGGACGAGCTGCCCACGTCCAGCGCGAGCACGCACGGCCCCGCATCTCCCGCACCCACCATCTCCCCGGGCGCCGCTGCCGTACCGGGATGCGCGCTCCGCACCCCCGCCGCGGGCGAGCGGGTCACGGACGGCGGGTCGGGGAGGCGGCGAGAGGTCGTCATGGGCGCGACAATGTATCGTTCGGCGCGAGCGGGGGGGAGGGGCCCTCACCCGCTCGCGGGGCTCGCCTGCCCTCCCCTCGCAAGCGGGGGAAGGAACGGCGGTGGAGCATGCTGGGCCGGCCGTGCTTTCCGAGTGGCCTCCTCGCTGCTGACGCGCCAGCGGACTCGCGCTGCGCGCTGCGGTGGGGCATCAAGCGAGATGGACGTGGGCGGCTGCCTTCCGGCGGACTGCGAGACGGGCGGATCGCGAAGGTGCTGCGGCAGCAGCCCGCGCAGGCGGGCTTCGCGCCGTTGTAGCCCGCGGCTTCAGCCGCCAGGGCGACGCCGCCTCCAATCATCTCCCGATCCGCTGACCATCTCCCGGTACCGGTACCGATCTCCGATCCGCCAACCATCTTCCGATCCATCGACGATCTCCGATCCGTCCAGCCGCCATCTTTCCTCGCGCCCGGCCGATCATCCTCCGGCTTCACCGACCATCTCACGACCCTACCGGCCATCGTCCGCCACTGCCGAGCACGCGAGCATCTTTCCGCAGGCGAGCACCTCTCCGAAACGAAAAGGCGGGGTGCCCCGTGATCGCTCACGAGGCACCCCGCTCGTCGCTCATCCAGCGGCTGCGTCAGAGGTTGCTGCCGCCGGTGCCGCCCGTGCCCGACGTGCCGCCGCGGCGGCGCGAGCCGTAGAAGCGGCTGTCGTCGAACGAGTCGTGGTCGTAGAAGCTGTCGCTGCTCCCCGACGTACCCGATGACGACCCCATGCCGCCCGACGCACCCATCCC from the Longimicrobiaceae bacterium genome contains:
- a CDS encoding gluconokinase, producing the protein MTRSPAAGVRSAHPGTAAAPGEMVGAGDAGPCVLALDVGSSSVRAQLYDARGRSVGPAARREYGWDATPDGGMTVSADEVIGHCVGALDDAVAAAAGSKVEIAGVGIDTFWHSLVGVGADGACVTPLFGWGDTRARGAAAKLRERVDVDGVHCRTGCFVHGSYPAAKLLWLHGEGGDSFPRAAGWMSVGELLAARLFGERRCSFSMASGTGLFDLHRLAWDAEMMAAVGVDESMLSPLVDTDAPFRGLAPDFARRWPSLADVPWLPALGDGACATVGSGAATRGSAALTVGTSAAVRVLREEETVEVPPGLWCYRLDGRRAVFGRAFSNGGNVFAWLHATLRLPEPAELEAVLAEMEPGSHGLTVDPSLVGERPPAADDAPHACIAGLGAATTPAQVVHACMEAVAYRTADALEALERAFGTADTVVADGGALHASAAWAQLFADVLGRPLRLSAEAEATARGAALVMLERLGHISHLDDAPDDRGEKHEPREERRAQHARLRGRQRRLEALLAEFEAGEHAHDMTNHMER